From Gouania willdenowi unplaced genomic scaffold, fGouWil2.1 scaffold_200_arrow_ctg1, whole genome shotgun sequence, one genomic window encodes:
- the LOC114458880 gene encoding glutamine synthetase-like, whose translation MATSASSKLNKAVKQQYMELPQGGRAQAMYIWVDGSGEELRCKTRTLDSEPKTVDDLPEWNFDGSSTFQSEGSNSDMFLIPVAMFRDPFRRDPNKLVLCEVLKYNRKPAETNQRFMCKQIMRMVDSSEPWFGMEQEYTLLSTDGHPFGWPTNGFPGPQGPYYCGVGADKAYGRDIVEAHYRACLYAGVQICGTNAEVMPAQWEFQVGPCVGINMGDHLWIARFILHRVSEDFGVVVSFDPKPISGNWNGAGCHTNFSTKGMREDGGLKVIEESIERLARRHKYHIQAYDPKGGLDNARRLTGHHETSNIKEFTAGVANRGASIRIPRSVGQDKKGYFEDRRPSANCDPYIVTEALVRTCVLKEEGHEPHNYRK comes from the exons ATGGCAACCTCTGCCAGTTCTAAGCTGAACAAAGCTGTGAAGCAGCAGTACATGGAGCTCCCTCAGGGGGGGCGGGCCCAGGCCATGTACATCTGGGTGGACGGCTCTGGAGAGGAGCTCCGATGTAAGACCAGGACGTTGGATTCTGAACCCAAGACCGTTGACG ATCTTCCTGAGTGGAACTTTGATGGATCCAGCACCTTCCAGTCAGAGGGTTCCAACAGTGACATGTTCCTGATCCCTGTGGCCATGTTCAGGGACCCCTTCAGGAGAGACCCCAACAAGCTGGTTCTATGTGAGGTCCTCAAGTACAACCGCAAACCAGCAG AAACCAACCAGCGGTTCATGTGTAAACAGATCATGAGGATGGTGGACAGCAGTGAGCCATGGTTCGGGATGGAGCAGGAGTACACCCTGCTCAGCACGGACGGACACCCCTTTGGATGGCCCACCAATGGGTTCCCCGGCCCACAAG GGCCGTACTACTGTGGCGTGGGGGCTGATAAGGCGTATGGGAGAGACATCGTAGAGGCTCATTACAGAGCATGTCTGTACGCTGGGGTTCAGATCTGTGGAACCAACGCTGAAGTCATGCCTGCTCAG TGGGAGTTCCAGGTGGGACCATGTGTGGGCATCAACATGGGGGACCACCTGTGGATCGCTCGTTTCATCCTCCACAGGGTCAGCGAGGACTTTGGTGTGGTCGTTTCCTTTGATCCTAAACCCATCTCTGGGAACTGGAACGGAGCTGGGTGTCACACCAACTTTAGCACCAAGGGGATGCGTGAGGACGGGGGTCTAAA AGTCATTGAAGAGTCCATTGAAAGACTCGCTAGGAGACACAAGTATCACATCCAGGCGTACGACCCCAAAGGGGGGCTGGACAACGCCCGGCGTCTAACGGGTCACCACGAGACCTCCAACATCAAGGAGTTCACAGCAGGGGTCGCAAACCGCGGTGCCAGCATTCGCATCCCTCGCTCTGTAGGCCAGGACAAGAAGGGCTACTTCGAGGACCGGCGTCCGTCCGCTAACTGTGACCCCTACATCGTGACGGAGGCGCTGGTTCGCACGTGTGTTCTGAAGGAGGAGGGCCACGAACCCCACAACTACAGGAAATGA